GTGCCCACACCCAATGTTTCCATCGTGGACGTGGTGGTGACCGTGGAAAAATCCGGATTGACGGTTGCCGACATCAATCAGGCCCTGAAACAGGCTTCCGAGGAGTCGCTTCGCGGGATTCTCGGATACAGCGAATTGCCGCTCGTTTCTTCCGATTTCAATGGCATCACCCTTTCGTCCATTGTCGATGCGCCTTCGACATTCGTCATCGACGATATGGTCAAGGTGTTGTCCTGGTATGACAATGAAATGGGATATTCGACCCGGATGGTCGATCTCATTGCCATGGTCGGGGAAACCCTGTAAGGCACGAGTCCGCACTTTTCAGGGATGGAATGGCACTGGAAATCATCGGGGGGAATGCGTCAGATGGAAAGAAGACCGCTTGTCGCCGCCAATTGGAAAATGTACAAGACCGTTGCGGAAGCCGTGGATACGGCGCACAGGATGTGCCAGAGAATAGCCGCCGATGCGGTTGCAGAAGTCATGGTCGCACCCACCTTCGTTTCGCTGGCAGGTGTTGGGGATGCCATCCGCGGATCGAACATTGTTCTGGGCGCCCAGAACATGCATTGGGAAAAGGAGGGGGCTTTCACGGGGGAAGTGTCTGCCGCCATGCTCCAATCGGTCGGGTGCCGGTATGTGATCCTCGGGCATTCGGAACGGCGGCAGTTTTTCGGGGAAACCGATCAGTCGATTCATCGGAAAATCGTATCGGCGTTTCAGGCCGGATTGGTTCCCGTCTTTTGCATCGGCGAGACGGAAGCCGAGCGCGATTCACCTCAGACCTTTGCCGTGCTGGAAAGGCAGCTTGGTGGTGGTCTGGGGCAATTGAATGATGAAGAGATCCAATCCCTGGTCATTGCCTATGAGCCGGTCTGGGCCATCGGCACCGGAAAGACCGCATCCAACGATCAGATTCAGGAAGTCCATGCCTTTTTACGGCGATATCTTGCGGATCAATACAACAATGCGCTTGCAAAATCGATCCGAATTCTGTATGGTGGCAGCGTCAAACCCGGGAACGCCACGCAGATTCTTGCGCTTCCGGATGTCGATGGTGCCCTGGTCGGTGGGGCGAGTCTCGATGCGGAATCCTTTGCCCGTATCGTCGAGTCTTGCCCGGGATGAAATTCCGGTTGTACACCGATGGAACGAATGACATTATCCAATATTCTCTTTGAAAGTTGTTCACCATGAGTATTTTTTTGATCGTGATTCATGTCATTGTCTGCATCGCCCTCATCTTGATTGTGTTGCTGCAGACCGGCAAAGGCTCCGATATGGGCGCCGCATTCGGCATGGGTTCGAGCCAGACCCTTTTTGGAAGTACAGGGGCATCGACATTTTTAAGCAAGGCGACAACGGTTGCGGCCATCATCTTTATGGTGACATCCCTCATGCTGGCCGTTATTTCCAGCAACCGAAGCGGAGATTCCGTAGTTACCAAGGTCAATCCGGTAACCCAGGGCGCACCGCCTGCAGAACCGCCAAAATAGACCTTCAATGCCGAAGTGGTGGAATTGGTAGACACACTATCTTGAGGGGGTAGCGGAGCGATCCGTGCCGGTTCAAATCCGGCCTTCGGCACCATAAGCTGATCATTTAAAAATCGGTCATTTCAGAGGATGAAATGACCGATTATTTTTTTGAACTGAAAACCTGACGTTTTCTTCGGTTGCTCCGTTGTGTGTGATTTTTTGAGGTGGAAAAGCATTACGACCGGTGTGGAGAAAGATATTGGCGTTCTTGAGTCAATCCATCTCAAAATCCGTTTGCTGATCCTGTATTGACAGGCCAGCTTCACTTGTTGATGAACGACGAATGCGTGCTGTTTGACCGTCAATCCAAAGAAAGATCAATATGGCCTGATTTTAAACCATCAGGTGATGGAGCATCAAACGGATGAAAAGATTGCCGTTCCCCTGATGGAAGAAACGACTAAAACTTTTCACAATATTGCAAGCTGCAGCTTTGACAAAGGCTTCCATAGCAGAAGCAATCAGGAAAAGCTTGCAACATTAATTGATCTTGTCGCCATGCCGCGAAAAGGAAAACCCTCAGCAAAGACAGCCGCCATTGAAAACAATCCTGAATTTATCAGGTTACGACATCAGCATTCGTCTGTGGAATCCTCCATCAATGCTCTGGAAAATCATGGCCTTGACAGATGTCCCGATCATGGCATAGAAGGATTCAAACGCTATGTTGCCTTTGCTGTAATTGCTCGAAATATCCAGATTATTGGTAGAGCATTAGAAATCAAAGAGCTTCGAAAGCAACAAAAAGAGCAACGGAAAAAGTACTTGCTTGCTGCTTAAGTCAAGAGAGATTTTCAAAACATTGTTTATGAGGATAAGGGATACACATATTCAAATGGTACTACTCATTCCCAATTTTTTCCCGAATTCCATTTATTCAACGGCATTTTCAGAATTTATTGACAATGAGGCCTTCCAGTCACGAATTGATCGCCAATTTTGCGCAAATCGGGCTCCGTAAAATTTCGAAAATGCCACTGTTCGTTCAGGCACTATTTAGTGCCTGAACGAACACCCCGTCCTCCGGCTCAGGCCAGGCAAAAAAAGGGCTTTTGTTCAGGCGCTACCTAACCAAAATCGATACAATATTATCCAAATAAATAAACCCCTTATTGTTCTGATATACATAGCTGTAAAGAAAACTGTCCCCGGACTTCAAACCCAAATCCTGCATACACAGGGTGCCCAGTGAGGTGATCCCGTCGGCTTCAAAACTGAAAGTATATTTGTCGAGATTAACCATCACCTCATCTAACAAAAATATCCCATTGTCTGACAACACATATATGGGAAGATTGATCCCATTTGTAACGGCCATAAGAATCAACCATTCAGATATCGGTGTGTCCCCATGGGAATTCGTGCTGTTTACCATTAGCTCCACTCGTTCTTCCGGAGCCACCGTTACGTTGACCTGACCCGGTTCATTCCCCACCGGAACCGCTTTTTGGGATTGCGTCAAGGTAACATCAATGGGGCTCCCGCTTGCACCAGCCGCCGTTACGCGTATTGTGCCTGTCCGAGACTCGGTTCCGGAGTTGGCATCATAGCCGCACGTGATTGTACCACTGTCCGTTCCGCTGCTTCCCGAGTTGATTCTCAACCAGGTGCCGCCAGTTGTAACCGCTGCTGTCCAGGACATGGTCCCGGTTCCCGCATTGG
Above is a genomic segment from Desulfatirhabdium butyrativorans DSM 18734 containing:
- the tpiA gene encoding triose-phosphate isomerase, with the protein product MERRPLVAANWKMYKTVAEAVDTAHRMCQRIAADAVAEVMVAPTFVSLAGVGDAIRGSNIVLGAQNMHWEKEGAFTGEVSAAMLQSVGCRYVILGHSERRQFFGETDQSIHRKIVSAFQAGLVPVFCIGETEAERDSPQTFAVLERQLGGGLGQLNDEEIQSLVIAYEPVWAIGTGKTASNDQIQEVHAFLRRYLADQYNNALAKSIRILYGGSVKPGNATQILALPDVDGALVGGASLDAESFARIVESCPG
- the secG gene encoding preprotein translocase subunit SecG — protein: MSIFLIVIHVIVCIALILIVLLQTGKGSDMGAAFGMGSSQTLFGSTGASTFLSKATTVAAIIFMVTSLMLAVISSNRSGDSVVTKVNPVTQGAPPAEPPK